AGGACGCATAATCTGCATGCACCATTTCCGGAGGAATTCAATCGACAAGCATTAGGAAGGGTGGTTCATTGGCATTTTGCACCCACAAAACTAAGTCGCGAGAATCTTTTGCGTGAAGGGGTGGATAAAAATCAAATTGCCATAACAGGCAATACAGTTATTGACGCCTTATATTTGGTTTTAGAGCGCATTGAGTTAAATCCTCATAAGCGACATTCAATACAAGATTATCTGAGTGAAAAGCTGTCTTTTAAATGGATGAGCGATAAATTTATCCTTATAACGGGGCACCGCCGAGAAAATTTTGGTGATGGATTCTTAAATATCTGTAATGCTATAAAAATACTGGCCAAACGATTTCCTATGATTAGGTTTGTATATCCAGTCCATATGAATCCAAAGGTTCAGGTGACCGTTAGAGATATTTTAGGCAACCTTTCAAATGTTCATTTAATCCAACCTTTGGACTACGAACCATTTGTTTACCTTCTTAAATATTGCTATTTTGTAATGACTGATAGCGGGGGAATTCAAGAAGAAGCTCCAAGTCTAGCAAAGCCTGTATTGGTTATGCGAGACTTAACAGAGCGACCAGAGGGGGTTGAGTTTGGAACTGTAAAGTTAGTAGGCGCAAATCAAGATATGATCATCTCAAATGTTGCGGAGCTGCTAGAAGATGAG
The genomic region above belongs to Polynucleobacter sp. AP-Ainpum-60-G11 and contains:
- the wecB gene encoding non-hydrolyzing UDP-N-acetylglucosamine 2-epimerase; this translates as MKSKKKIMLAFGTRPEAIKMAPIYHCLKDNSNDFEVLVCVTAQHREMLDHALNTFDIKPDIDLNLMTPGQDLFDVSAGVLLGMRNVLNDHKPDILLVHGDTTTSLFSGIAGFYQNILVGHVEAGLRTHNLHAPFPEEFNRQALGRVVHWHFAPTKLSRENLLREGVDKNQIAITGNTVIDALYLVLERIELNPHKRHSIQDYLSEKLSFKWMSDKFILITGHRRENFGDGFLNICNAIKILAKRFPMIRFVYPVHMNPKVQVTVRDILGNLSNVHLIQPLDYEPFVYLLKYCYFVMTDSGGIQEEAPSLAKPVLVMRDLTERPEGVEFGTVKLVGANQDMIISNVAELLEDEGIYKSMSMAHNPYGDGKASNRIIDILKGA